The following nucleotide sequence is from Candidatus Binataceae bacterium.
GGTATCTCCGGTAAAGACCGCGTTGAGCTGCGGAAAGTGATAGGCGACGTGGCCGTTCGTATGCGCCGGGATCCCGAGCACGCGACCCTTGAGCGCGCCGACCGCAACGGTATCGCCGTCATCGACCGCGTCGGTCTGCGCCGGGATGCGGCCCTGCTCGCCGCGCGCTCCGTAAACGCGGAGACCTGCAATCGCCCGCGCCAAGTCTTCGTTCCCCCCGACATGATCGAAGTGGTAATGCGTCGGCAGTACCGTCGTCAGTTTGAGCCCGTGCTGCTTCACTGCGGCGAGCACCTTGTCGGCTTCGGCGCAATCGACCACGCCGCATTCCTTGCTCGCATCATCCACGACCAGGTACGCGTAATTGTCCGAAAGTTGCGGCACCGGAATGATTGCCATCGCGATTCCTCCTCCGAAAATGAGAATGCAGGGCTACAGTCCCACGATATTGTAACCCATGTCCACGTATACCGTCTGGCCGGTGACGCCGCTCGACAGGTCGCTCAGCAGCACCGAGGCCATCTTGCCGACTTCCTCCGGCTTCATCGCCCGCTTGAGCGGCGAGCGCTCCTCGACTTCGTGCGCCATCGAGTGGAAATCGCGGATAGCGGATGACGCGAGCGTGCGCGCCGGAGCCGCGCTCAGCGCATTGATGCGGATATTTTTCGGCCCGAGG
It contains:
- the gloB gene encoding hydroxyacylglutathione hydrolase, with product MAIIPVPQLSDNYAYLVVDDASKECGVVDCAEADKVLAAVKQHGLKLTTVLPTHYHFDHVGGNEDLARAIAGLRVYGARGEQGRIPAQTDAVDDGDTVAVGALKGRVLGIPAHTNGHVAYHFPQLNAVFTGDTLFIAGCGRVFEGKAQTMVDSLAKLAALPDGTQVYCGHEYTEKNLRFALTLEPGNAALKAKYDWAQKARAAGKYTIPSTIGEEKQINPFLRTESAELRANLKKLDPAITDDRVAIFAKTRELKDRF